One Ensifer adhaerens genomic region harbors:
- a CDS encoding IS630 family transposase (programmed frameshift), with product MRSGISLRDDFDGEGLRRLARQTKDAAQARRLLALASIYDGGSRSDAARLGNVTLQIVRDWVMRFNERGPQGLINGKAPGPQSRLNDQQRAALAQTIERGPTPYLDGVVRWRLCDLAQWLWEEFRVSVSEQTLSREVRAMGYRKLAARPKHHAQDPQAIEDFKKGFPAAVAQIAAGAARGKRIEIWFEDEARIGQKNKITRRWARRGTRPSAPHDQRTRSAYIFGAICPKLGKAAALVMPWCDTYAMTQHLAEIARHVDRDAHAILIMDQAGWHMSNNLVVPENITILPLPPKSPELNPVENLWHFMRDNWLSNRIFKSYDDIVDHCCDAWRMLESQPWRIMSIGRREWANEF from the exons ATGCGATCAGGGATTTCATTACGTGACGATTTTGATGGAGAAGGTCTGCGGCGACTGGCGCGGCAGACGAAGGACGCAGCCCAGGCACGACGTCTGTTGGCACTCGCGTCGATCTACGATGGAGGCTCGCGTTCCGATGCCGCCCGCCTCGGCAACGTCACGCTCCAAATTGTCCGGGACTGGGTCATGCGGTTCAACGAACGCGGTCCCCAAGGCCTGATCAATGGCAAGGCTCCCGGCCCGCAGTCGCGCTTGAACGATCAGCAGCGTGCGGCCCTGGCGCAGACCATCGAGCGTGGGCCGACACCCTATCTCGACGGCGTTGTTCGCTGGCGTCTGTGCGACCTGGCTCAATGGCTTTGGGAAGAGTTTCGCGTTTCGGTAAGCGAGCAAACGCTGAGCCGCGAAGTACGGGCCATGGGCTATCGCAAGCTGGCTGCCCGGCCCAAACATCACGCTCAAGACCCTCAAGCCATTGAGGATTTTAAAAAAG GTTTCCCCGCTGCAGTGGCACAGATTGCCGCCGGAGCAGCCCGAGGAAAACGGATAGAGATTTGGTTCGAGGATGAGGCCCGTATCGGGCAAAAGAACAAGATCACGCGCCGTTGGGCCAGGCGCGGAACACGGCCTTCAGCACCGCACGATCAGCGCACAAGGTCGGCCTACATCTTCGGCGCAATCTGCCCGAAGCTCGGCAAGGCGGCGGCGCTGGTCATGCCATGGTGCGACACCTACGCAATGACCCAGCATCTGGCCGAAATCGCCCGGCACGTCGATCGCGACGCGCACGCTATTCTCATCATGGACCAGGCAGGCTGGCACATGTCCAACAATCTCGTCGTGCCCGAAAACATCACCATCCTGCCATTGCCGCCGAAGTCGCCGGAGCTCAACCCGGTCGAAAACCTCTGGCACTTCATGCGCGACAACTGGCTCTCAAACCGCATCTTCAAATCTTACGACGACATCGTCGATCATTGCTGCGATGCCTGGCGAATGCTCGAAAGCCAGCCCTGGCGCATCATGTCTATCGGTCGCAGAGAGTGGGCCAATGAGTTTTGA